From one Octopus bimaculoides isolate UCB-OBI-ISO-001 chromosome 1, ASM119413v2, whole genome shotgun sequence genomic stretch:
- the LOC106867663 gene encoding uncharacterized protein LOC106867663, with amino-acid sequence MFNGKRRSLLFESECTETKQSIIQTLLNFSFQESQHHFDNDSVNADNVNGITDGWKKFTSIYLPEPKNTTRLKKKFNGQSRSLGCFGNYRYDRKRMKLLFTDNLKLIYNSESYEYIPLNGVYQVSKSAEAFSDALNCKRGNFGKRILLPLNEPVSSQKDVNLVEENTNKSCLSLSPETENNFQSPKIKNVSSSASLSDLRIGVDNPFTLLKKTLNKNQFPKSKSADIKGKSTYSTIFEKFKEMFFDELVPREQQISKNIYYNSVVYPQFKYPDLVPSVQLKSVMQERKCHESSQLSKNSDHPPVSSTSQTNSNANSYNITSSLKTKSLQTSKKGNKAVPVNETSKNLNSRHNNYNVVIQPDVLCKQQSDTLTEEVLPEIFGKKIKASPSIHRWL; translated from the coding sequence ATGTTTAATGGCAAAAGAAGAAGCCTTCTTTTTGAAAGTGAATGTACTGAAACAAAACAGTCTATCATTCAGACACTTTTAAATTTCAGCTTTCAAGAAAGCCAACACCACTTTGATAATGATTCTGTTAATGCTGATAATGTGAATGGAATTACTGATGGTTGGAAAAAATTCACCTCAATATATTTGCCTGAACCAAAAAATACAACAAGGCTTAAGAAAAAGTTCAATGGACAATCTCGTAGTTTAGGCTGTTTCGGTAATTACCGTTATGATCGTAAAAGAATGAAACTATTATTCACAGATAATttaaaattgatatataattCAGAGAGTTATGAATATATTCCTTTGAATGGAGTTTATCAGGTTTCAAAATCTGCCGAAGCATTTTCTGATGCACTAAACTGTAAGAGAGGTAATTTTGGAAAACGCATTCTTCTTCCTTTGAATGAGCCAGTTTCCTCACAAAAAGATGTTAATTTAGTTGAGGAAAATACTAATAAATCATGTCTCAGCTTATCACCGGAgactgaaaataattttcagtcaccaaaaattaaaaatgtatCATCTTCAGCTTCACTTTCTGATTTGAGAATTGGTGTTGATAATCCATTTACTCTGCTGAAAAAAACTTTGAATAAGAATCAGTTTCCAAAAAGTAAAAGTGCTGACATCAAAGGAAAAAGTACATATTcaacaatttttgaaaaatttaaagaaatgttcTTTGATGAATTAGTTCCGAGAGAACAGCAgataagtaaaaatatttactacAACTCGGTTGTATACCCTCAATTCAAGTATCCAGATTTGGTTCCATCTGTTCAACTGAAATCAGTGATGCAAGAAAGGAAATGCCATGAAAGCTCTCAACTTTCTAAAAACAGTGACCACCCTCCTGTCTCAAGCACCTCTCAAACAAATTCTAATGCTAACTCTTACAATATTACCTCATCACTCAAAACAAAAAGCCTCCAAACATCAAAGAAAGGAAACAAGGCTGTCCCTGttaatgaaacaagtaagaatTTAAACTCCAGACATAATAATTATAACGTTGTTATACAGCCAGATGTGCTTTGTAAGCAACAATCTGACACTCTGACTGAAGAGGTTTTACCAGAAATTTTTGGGAAAAAGATCAAAGCTAGCCCCAGTATACATCGGTGGTTATAA